In the Rhinoderma darwinii isolate aRhiDar2 chromosome 13, aRhiDar2.hap1, whole genome shotgun sequence genome, one interval contains:
- the LOC142666279 gene encoding keratin, type I cytoskeletal 19-like has product MTLVNLRDICMLRSRKYDLRSIYASYKREASKRGVSSLNVQVIAFSILPSAYSSGDIMGYRIALPSFRTKAGGEYISYPKYRTHHSLECDHHLNRPRKINVLQNGSHYSVHNPPGTFRELNSKCSGYGRPMETKYGVYRCHMSSFRDYTAPKNNHLLSFNEKKTMQSLNGRLTSYLENVKSMEEENVLLEKKICDWYEENEGLIFPDCSQYLNVITDLQNQVFSASEQNAILRQEIVDGQMTADGYRKKYEMELRIRNTAEEDLGNHYGILENINMESQDLDLHIQYLEEEFLQVKETSEEELTCLQAQLGTRVNVEVETAPSIDLNAALSQIRNEYETLMERNLIDVEKMYHEVISELSQEVSFGMEQLQLSNNEVTEIKLCVHTLETELNKQLSMITSLKCTLVEIHDHYGSYLSHLQGLINMNEAHLEDIQSKLKQLNYEYNVYMDVKTSLEKEIVTYKYLLEGHDSSNSPWEMTEGKSQFWCERDEDTSELIPYELRC; this is encoded by the exons ATGACACTCGTCAATTTAAGAGACATTTGTATGCTCCGTTCTCGTAAATATGACCTCAGGTCCATTTATGCTTCATATAAAAGAGAAGCAAGTAAAAGAGGAGTCTCATCACTCAACGTACAGGTTATTGCGTTCAGTATTCTCCCTTCTGCCTACAGTAGTGGGGACATCATGGGCTACAGAATTGCCCTACCTTCTTTCCGGACCAAGGCTGGAGGAGAGTATATTAGTTATCCGAAATACAGAACTCATCATTCTTTAGAGTGTGACCATCATCTCAATAGACCTAGGAAGATAAACGTTCTTCAAAATGGATCTCACTACAGTGTACACAATCCACCAGGAACATTCAGGGAATTGAATTCTAAATGTTCTGGTTATGGGCGGCCAATGGAAACCAAATATGGAGTATACAGGTGTCACATGAGTAGCTTTCGAGACTACACGGCCCCCAAGAATAATCACCTACTTAGCTTCAATGAGAAGAAGACTATGCAGTCACTCAATGGTCGCCTGACATCCTATCTGGAAAATGTAAAGTCAATGGAAGAGGAAAATGTCTTGTTGGAAAAGAAAATCTGTGACTGGTATGAAGAAAATGAAGGCCTTATATTCCCTGATTGTAGTCAGTACCTAAATGTTATTACTGACCTCCAGAACCAG GTTTTTTCAGCCAGTGAACAAAATGCCATCCTTAGACAAGAAATAGTGGATGGTCAAATGACTGCAGATGGCTACAGAAAAAA ATATGAGATGGAGCTTAGGATAAGGAATACAGCTGAAGAGGACTTAGGCAACCATTATGGGATACTGGAAAACATTAATATGGAGAGCCAGGATCTGGATTTACACATACAATACCTTGAGGAAGAGTTCCTTCAAGTAAAGGAAACAAGTGAAGAG GAGTTAACCTGTCTTCAAGCTCAGCTCGGAACCAGAGTCAATGTGGAAGTAGAGACTGCTCCTTCCATAGATCTAAACGCAGCCTTGTCTCAGATTAGAAATGAATATGAAACCCTGATGGAGAGGAATCTTATTGATGTAGAGAAAATGTACCATGAAGTG ATTTCTGAACTGTCCCAAGAAGTATCTTTTGGCATGGAACAACTCCAACTATCCAATAATGAGGTCACGGAAATAAAACTCTGTGTACACACACTAGAGACTGAGCTAAATAAACAGCTGAGTATG ATAACATCCCTTAAGTGTACATTGGTAGAGATACATGATCATTACGGCTCCTACCTCAGTCATCTACAGGGTTTGATTAATATGAATGAAGCTCATTTGGAAGACATCCAATCTAAGCTGAAACAACTAAACTATGAGTACAACGtctacatggatgtaaaaacctCCCTGGAGAAGGAAATAGTTACATACAAATACCTGCTGGAAGGACATGATTCTTC GAATTCACCTTGGGAAATGACAGAAGGTAAAAGTCAGTTCTGGTGTGAACGTGATGAAGACACATCAGAATTAATACCGTATGAGTTGAGATGCTAA
- the LOC142666281 gene encoding keratin, type I cytoskeletal 19-like, producing MSHGISHPSSRSLVGVCHTGGHYPKASSHSSSLHHELHKDHLKSSSISHHGGYYKHPNVHRKTTRVSFSTRSSGHGHGIGNIHGGHNHKSSGGHHDWQNSGLMNINEKETMQHLNQRLSSYLEKVHSLEQENSQLERKICEWYANNAPSTLPDSSRYFSTIQDLQNQIFSTNVDNARIVLQIDNGQLAADDLRNKYEMELNLRRNVEADVSSLRRALEELNMQRQDLEIQVRCLQEELLQLKSNHEEEVNSLRAQLGARVNVEVDAAPSLDLNKVLSEVREQYENLMDRNLREVESIFLARTAELNSEVTSGAEQLQSVSNELIDLKRSAQTLEIELQSQLSMKSALENTLEETEATFGSQLAQLQAMIDHIQSQLGQIRSDLERQNHEYKILMDQKTLLEMEIATYKQLLDGHDIHVPVHHGTEHKDNLRHGKC from the exons ATGAGCCACGGTATCAGCCATCCTTCTTCTAGATCCCTTGTGGGAGTTTGTCATACTGGTGGTCATTACCCTAAAGCCTCCAGCCACAGCTCTTCTCTTCACCATGAGCTTCATAAAGACCATCTGAAGAGCTCTTCTATTTCACATCATGGAGGTTACTACAAACATCCCAATGTTCATAGAAAAACCACAAGAGTCTCATTTTCTACTCGGTCTTCTGGACATGGCCATGGAATTGGGAATATCCATGGTGGTCACAATCATAAAAGCTCTGGAGGCCATCATGATTGGCAAAATTCTGGTCTGATGAACATCAATGAGAAGGAAACTATGCAACATCTTAATCAGCGACTATCATCCTATCTTGAAAAGGTCCATTCTCTGGAGCAAGAGAATTCCCAGTTAGAGAGAAAGATCTGTGAGTGGTATGCAAATAATGCACCCAGCACATTGCCTGATTCCAGCCGATACTTTAGTACTATCCAAGATCTCCAAAACCag ATCTTTTCCACTAATGTGGATAATGCGCGTATTGTCCTACAAATAGACAATGGACAGCTGGCAGCAGATGACTTGAGAAACAA ATATGAGATGGAGCTCAACCTGAGACGTAATGTTGAAGCAGATGTTAGTAGCCTTAGAAGAGCCCTAGAAGAGCTAAACATGCAAAGGCAAGACTTGGAGATACAAGTTCGATGCCTTCAAGAAGAGCTCCTTCAATTAAAGAGCAACCATGAAGAG GAGGTGAACTCTCTGAGGGCACAACTGGGTGCTAGAGTCAATGTGGAAGTTGATGCTGCTCCTTCTCTAGATCTAAATAAAGTCCTGTCTGAGGTTAGAGAGCAATATGAGAACCTGATGGATAGAAACCTTAGAGAAGTTGAGAGCATTTTCCTTGCACGG ACTGCTGAGCTGAACAGTGAAGTCACCTCTGGCGCTGAACAACTGCAGTCAGTTAGTAATGAGCTCATTGACCTAAAACGCTCCGCACAGACCCTGGAGATCGAGCTGCAGAGTCAACTAAGTATG AAATCAGCTCTGGAAAACACATTGGAGGAAACAGAAGCCACATTTGGTTCCCAGCTAGCCCAGTTACAAGCAATGATTGATCATATACAGTCTCAGCTTGGCCAGATACGTTCTGACCTAGAACGTCAGAACCATGAGTACAAAATCCTTATGGACCAGAAAACCCTTCTGGAGATGGAGATCGCCACATACAAGCAACTGCTAGATGGACATGACATACA TGTTCCAGTTCATCACGGCACAGAACATAAAGACA
- the LOC142666280 gene encoding LOW QUALITY PROTEIN: keratin, type I cytoskeletal 42-like (The sequence of the model RefSeq protein was modified relative to this genomic sequence to represent the inferred CDS: inserted 1 base in 1 codon) codes for MIHSISHSSSKSFKGHCHPGLHYSKTSSHISLLHHGGSHKVHHQNSSSSHHGGHCKKPTVQGSSKVPYSAHSSTSHGHGAAHGGHSHGIHNKWKNTGLLSINEKETLQHLNQRLSSYLEKVRSLEQENAHLEKKICEWYASNAPSSLPDSSQYYRTIQELQNMEVSFLQQQLGARVNVEMNAVPSVDLNQVLSEVRDEYENLMERNLMEVESMFLTRSAELNREVSFGAEQLQSTSNEIIDLRRSVQALEIELQSQTSLNNALVSTLSETEASFGAQLAQLQCLXNIEAQLAQIRSDLERQNYQYQLLMDQKNHLEKEISTYKHLLEGHDIQYVNILLGVIVMLALRSDKHKRNMMENDA; via the exons ATGATCCACAGTATCAGCCATTCATCTTCCAAATCCTTCAAGGGACACTGTCATCCTGGTCTTCACTATTCTAAAACCTCTAGCCACATTTCTTTACTCCATCATGGAGGTAGTCATAAGGTCCATCACCAAAACTCCTCTTCTTCCCATCATGGTGGCCACTGCAAAAAGCCAACTGTCCAAGGAAGCTCAAAGGTCCCTTATTCTGCACACTCTTCTACTAGTCATGGACATGGTGCTGCACATGGTGGACACAGTCATGGAATCCATAATAAATGGAAGAACACTGGTCTGCTCAGCATCAATGAGAAGGAAACCTTACAACATCTTAACCAACGACTGTCTTCTTATCTAGAGAAGGTTCGTTCTTTGGAACAGGAGAATGCCCATTTGGAGAAGAAGATCTGTGAGTGGTATGCCAGCAATGCCCCCAGCTCACTGCCTGACTCCAGTCAATATTACAGAACCATCCAGGAGCTCCAAAATATG GAAGTGAGTTTTCTACAACAACAGCTTGGTGCCAGAGTGAACGTAGAAATGAATGCTGTCCCATCTGTTGATTTGAATCAAGTTTTGTCTGAAGTCAGAGACGAATATGAAAACCTGATGGAGAGGAACCTGATGGAGGTTGAGAGCATGTTCCTTACGAGG AGTGCAGAATTAAACCGTGAAGTGTCCTTCGGTGCCGAACAACTACAGTCAACTAGTAATGAGATCATCGACCTGAGACGTTCCGTGCAAGCCCTGGAAATTGAGCTGCAGAGTCAGACGAGCCTG AATAACGCCTTGGTGTCCACCTTGTCTGAAACAGAAGCCTCATTTGGTGCTCAACTTGCCCAACTACAATGCC ATAATATTGAAGCTCAACTGGCTCAAATCCGATCTGATCTAGAACGACAGAACTACCAGTACCAACTTCTAATGGACCAGAAGAACCACTTGGAAAAGGAAATTTCCACTTATAAACATCTTCTAGAAGGCCATGACATTCAGTATGTGAATATACTATTAGGAGTCA ttGTGATGCTAGCTTTGAGATCTGACAAACATAAAAGGAATATGATGGAGAATGATGCATAG